The genomic segment AGaccaaaatgtaaaagactGTCTCTCTAAACTGCTGAACATCATTAACAACAATTTAATCAGGGTTTTAataatcctttttttcttcttaaatatACAGAAATAGATTCTGATTGATAGTTTAGGACCACAAATAGCAAATATACCAGACTCTGTGACATAtgatgttgcttttcttttataGGCTTTCACTAGTTTTGTTTACTTCTTGTAGAATTCTGGCTGCTGTTCACCAGTATTCACCATGAATGAGTCTCATTGTGGATCAGGGTCAACCTTCCCTGAGCGAATTACGTCTACAGGGATCTGGTTCAGTTTGCAGCTTCGGCCTCAGCATTTCTGCCCCATTTAATGTTGGGTGTAAACTGATATTACAGTTCCAGACTGAGGCATGCCGTGACGTACCCCGAAGCTGAAAGTGATCCAGCTTTGCTCCGTACGCTGCTGCTCGCTGATATGTTTAGCTTCCTGCAGCCGAGCCCTGAGCTGCAGAAACAGGTGCTGCAGTTTATTTATAGAGGCAGGATCAAGGCCTGCACGCTAAAGTCTGCATGACACACTTTAACCAGAACAGAAATAAACCTTACATCAACCATTCAAAGTTTGTCCATctgaatgagaagaaaaaacaaatacaattttttaTATCTAAAgcattgtgttattttaaagtttgtcaCAATCATTTAATCATGATGTTCCTCCTGGATTCTCATTCTGTTCTGTGTTCTCCTCCATCAGGGTGACCAGGAGGTGAAGGCCGTCGCGCCAGGCAATGAGCCAGCAGAACACAGCGGGGGCGGCGGCGCCGGCGCCAGAGCCGAGGTGGAACCGGACAAGTTCGAGCTCCCTCCAGAGTCGGACGAGGAGTACATGGTGGTGGAGGAGGCCGACTCCTCAGCAGCCAGCCGCATGAAGAAGACGGGCCTGACGCGCATCGAGAGCTTCAAAGCCACTTTCTCCAAGCAGAACATGAGCAAGACCCGCGAGAGCCTGGGCACTAAGGTCAACAAGTTTGGTGAGCGCATTGTGACGGCCGAGAGGCGCGAGAAGATCCGCCAGTCTGGCGAGAGGCTGAAGCACTCAGGCGAGAGGCTGAAGGAGACCATCACCAAGAGCGTCCCGGCCAAGCTCAACCTGAAGAAGGAGAGGACTGTGGCAGAGGGCCAGGAAGGAGCTGAGGGCGCCACGGAGGGAGCCGTGCCCGTCCCGCCTCCCAAGGGCCGCAAGGGCACCCCAGACGCCGCCAAGGCGGCTGCTGACGAGGGCAAGGCAGAGGAGTCAGAGGTGCCAATGTACGACATGAAGCAGCTATCGTAAAGCTTTAGACAGTGATGATCTGTGCCGTTTTCTATGGACTACTGAGACCACACAGAGCAAGTGAAGAAGAAGTTTTAGGGTCGCTGCCACCCAGCGGAGCTGCAAAAGTGCAAATGATGAAGGTTAACATTTGTTTGAACGTTGTTGAAGGAAGTGAGCAGAGAACAGGCCGGTTACAGATCCAATCTGACTGAACATCAAGATGACAACCAAAGATTCCTCAAATCATTGAGGCTATTTCATATGCAGTGTCTTCCTGGACATTTATTATCAAATCAGCAAAATAtatgaagtctttttttttgttttgtgttcaatAAACACTGACTttggaaaataaatgaacagtGTTCAGAACTTCTCCACAAAACTTTTCACATTATCACACCGCTGCTTGTTTTTGCATGTTGATGAGATAGACATGTTGGGTGATAAAGCTATAATGGGGTCATGGTAGGTTTGGTTCTGTAATACGGAGTTTTGCACTTGTGACATGATTAAGGTTAAAAGGTCAAAAAGTGGAGATCAACTTAAATAAACTTGACTCAACAGAGAGAATAGAGACAAATTTGTGTTTGGAGACAACTATGAGGGCAGAAGGTTGTTTGTACACGTTAAAGGACTTAATGGATCCAAAAAGTTTGGAATCATATCAGAGATATTGACACACAGACCAGAGACTCGAAGCAACAGGACAGGAAACTACCTGGACCTAAATAGactgaatatacagtaagttGGACCCGTGAAGACGTCTTGTTTGCTTTAGTAGAAGCAGCGAAAGAGATTAAACCTGAAAACCTGTGTTTAATAGAATAAGTGAGTAAATTACTGAGACATTAGTGAGCTGAGCTTTTTTAGATAAGTGGctgtaaataaaaccaaacgAGTATTTTAGAAATTCTTTACCTCACATATAATGATTTTAATTGATcaataaatatctaaataatttaaaatatgtattgtATAAAGTTGTCAGTGTTACACATGGGGAATGCGAGGATTTTCagaacattttgacttgttataCGAGAAAAAGCTCAGGTGTTACTAATAGCATTAACGATGACCTCagcaagccaaaaaaaaaaaaaagattcaataaatacatttgaggAAACTTCAgggtctgtaaaaaaaaaattgagtcATTTTACTTAAAGTGAAGTTTCTGAAATTagttcagaaaaataaattgtcaCAAATAACGTGATGGCGGCGttgtgtatttttctatatGGAAACCTTGACAACCAAAaccatatttttacagtatttgtttgtgtttgagctTTTGTTAGTGTGTGACTGCATGGCTGTAGTTTGTCAGTGATATTTCCTTAAAGCAGATTTATGTTTGTCATGTTAAAAGAATAAACGTTTACTTGATTTATTCTATAGCTGGAGCAAAGCTGCTGACTTCTTCATTAATTACGGACTAATTCGGtgtttcagattttattttattctatttttcaCCGTCATGACAGTATTCATCTTGTAAAAAATATATGCAACTTATAGAAGTTAGTAGTAGTGATTTTCAACACTGATAATGTGTCACAAAGTTTTAATTGACTTTGGTTTTCTTCTCTGCTGAATCTCTGTTGATAATTCTGTGAATTCTCACTGATGCTGTTCTTCTAAGTTAACttcaataaagaaacaaacaacagactGACTCACTTCACAAGCTGAGTTTGACTCTGAGGACAAACAtcagtttttattgttaaatcTTCACAGATCTCACAGTGTCgtaaacagacacaaagcagAATCAGTGTTTAAATGTGTCTGGAGGAAAGCGACTCTTAACTTCTAAGTGATCTAATCAATCAGAAAGTTCATTGCCATGATAcatttgttacatttgttttacacCAATCTGAATAATTTGATTAATAACaggtttttaattttagttaaCTTAACAACAGTTTTTATCAGCAACCCATCATCATTATTAAGGATACTTTCCATTCTGCGTCCTCACTCCTCCGTCCTCCAGCCCTTAAATGCATCTTGTATGCACAAATCACCACGTCTTTCTATTACAAACTAtttagaaaacacagaaatgcaaaCAGTGATGTGAAGATATGTGGCTCAAACCTCAGATTATTGAATTGCatcaagtttcaagtctctgccAGCTGATTTtcatagaaataaaatgaaaccaaCGGCTGTctggaaggaaggaaatcaaTCTAAAGATGAGGGATGGTTTGGAAAATGATCAGCAggactttaaaataaaattaacagctaaaaccttaaaaaaaatacacctactTGTTACTTTTTATGCTACTTGACCACAACAAGTCAGAGGATCATTTGCAGTCACAGAGCAGCGCGGCGCCTCGCAGCGTCCAGTGCTCCGCCGGCTGCACGCTCCTCAGCTGCAGCGAGAAGATGAAGTTCAGGTCGGTCCGCCGCGGTTTCTTATACACCGGACATGAATACAGGTTGATCGCCCCGCCGCCACCGGGCTGACGCTTACTGTCGGCCATGTTGGCTGAGCTGACAGCGTAGACGTGAACCACAGGGAGGGGAGTGAAGAGGACCTGAGAGGAGACAGCGGACAGGTTCATGGGAGTTTtgtatcatttattattttattaggTTTATAAtcgtttattattttaataaaactgcACACACTGACCTTGGGCGGGGACTCAGTGATTTTGGCGCTGCGCCGGTCCCATCCTGCTCCATCCAGGAAGAGGCCATAGATGTAGACTCCGCCCATATCCTCTGGGGGTGGGGCCGACACATCTTCCCTCATCATCTTGGTAACGTCGTTGCTAAGGGTGACCGTATCCAAGGCCCAGCCCCTAGAGAGGTTGGAGCGTGTTGTCTCCTGACGCATGGCGGTCAAAAAGCCCTGCAGGGAAAACAACAgactcacacactcacttctAAAGATAAAATGCCAATAAACTAAATGAACGAAGGTGGCGTGGTGTGAACCGACCTGCGGGTTGAAGAAGCCCGTGAGCCAGAACTGGTTTGGCCGTCCAGTGCTGATCCAGCTGCTGAGCTGCTGGTTCCTCTCCAGCAGCTCGCTGAACCAGAAGCCCAGCGTGGCCGACGGCCAGCTGAGCCGCAGCCACAGGCGAGGGATCCGAGCATCAAACATGCAGTCGAGAGCGTCGCGCAGGTCCTCCGACATGATGATGGTGCCTGCAGCGTGTCAaattataatattcataataataacaataacaacattatTTATATCGCTCTGTTAAAAACAGAGTTGCAGAGTTTGTCTGTCAAATTGCAATTTGACaatttgacagacaaaacaaaagcaggataCTCAGGAAGCCAAACCGTAAGGCCAAACGCAAGACAAAATTAAGATTAATTTAAAGATGCAATACAcgacattcagccactagatgtcacactATAGTACCAGCATCttgaccaaaacaaatgtgttcgTTGTGTCGTGTCCCTGAACCCACagctcacaaaactcagatcaaactgtcaaactaggcagagCTGATCAAATAcagatcaagattctgttagtgtacaacatatttttgtgtgatgtttagctgtaatttggGATAAGTTTGTGACACGCCGCCGCCGTCTTGGAAACAGACACGGAGGACatggagggactcacatgcactaacatttACGTGCAGCTGAACCggctatcaaaacaaagaacagagaagctcagattacaacacacacagagggagtgtgacttcattctctgctcaggttgCCATTACTCTATTACTCTCTATTACgctatatctttacatagcaaatagttgttttctGACGTCCAGAGAGGCTGAATGTCGTTTCTTGCACCTCTGAGGAGAAGTTAAGACAAGGCAGCAaaagatgaaagataaaaagacagtaaaaaaacatcacatcacatgaaAGCAAGTCTATAAAGCCTCGACTTTGGAACGGCCAGAAAGGCCCCATGTGAGGATCTAAAGCTGCAAACTGGCTCATATGGGGCCAGTATATCTGTTATGTTTGGAGCCAGACCCAGATgtgctttaaaaatgatcagtaaaatcttaaaatcaattctgacTTGAACGGGGAGCCAATGGAGAGAAGCCAGGACTGGGGTGATGGGATGtctaaatgttgaaaatgtgtgtgttcgtgtgtgtgtgttgtgactgACCGTCGATGGCCAGTTTGAGGTCGGTGAGCGTGCTCCGTACGCTGCTGATGACTCGCTGCATGCGGTCCACCTCTTGCCGGAGGAAGATGTTCATCGGCTGGAGTGGACCCATCTTCTgcagctgacctttgaccttcaaaaaaaacacactcaagaCTTACTCAGCATTTCTGCAGAGAATTACAGAGAATacatttgtattgtttaatATCAAAGGAACATtgaattttgggaaatatacttatttgctttctgaTGGAGAGTTAGATTAGAAAGTTGATACCACAAACATACCTGtgtactaaatatgaagctacagctagcagctggttagcttagcttagcataaagactagaaccagctagcctggctctgtccaaaagtaacagaatccacctaccagcacctctaaataACTTGAATTAAACTTTTGTCTTATCTGATTGTAATAACAAAGTTAATTTACACATAGATGTGTAGTTCAATAATACTTTGGCAGGTACCTTTCTCTAGATATTCTCCCAGATGGTTGTTATTATAAAGGCTACAGCTCTAATAAACACATCATATCTTGTTAATTTAACTGTAAAAACGATACTTCACTGTTATACAGGCTGTGTTGGAAGATTCTTTGGCCAGGTACTTGGCAGCAGCTTAGAGCCAAGAAGCATTCCTGCTCATAACCGCCTGTAAAACTGCACTTTGGTTTTTATACAGATATATTTTTTGCTCCAAATTAGAAAGTAAACGATGCCCGTTTGGCTCAAACTGGCACTGTGCCGGTCTGGTGTTGGAGCCCATTCAGCActaaacacacacctcatgtgGCACGTAGTCAGGTGGTAGCTTCTCCAGCATCTCATTGGCTAGTCTCTGTACACTGGCCTCCCTGGTCTCTCCGGTCCCGCCCCCGCTGTCCTTCGGTTGGATGTTGATGATGGTGCTGAGCGTCTCAATGGCCAGATTGGTCTGGTAGGTGATGTCAGCGTTGGGGTGGAGCCCAAACACCTGCGAACAGGAAGACAAGGGTTAAATGATGAAGCTGCTGGACTGTTTTTCTGTGAGTTCTTCTGTGTTCTCATAACCTTCATGATGATGTGTTAAGTAAAAGGAGCATCACTGTGAACGTGTTGTTTCTGGTGCTCACAGACAGCCTTTAACCCTGTCGTGCTTCTGAGCA from the Thunnus albacares chromosome 21, fThuAlb1.1, whole genome shotgun sequence genome contains:
- the cavin4b gene encoding caveolae-associated protein 4b, with the protein product MADKPGLPTGGGDDAGSIMALLERVAGLMDSVQTTQQRMEERQLELENTVKTIQSDVVKLTSDHATTSSTVDRLLEKTRKVSRHIKDVRVRVENQNIRVKKVEATQVDLLAKNKFRVVIYQGDQEVKAVAPGNEPAEHSGGGGAGARAEVEPDKFELPPESDEEYMVVEEADSSAASRMKKTGLTRIESFKATFSKQNMSKTRESLGTKVNKFGERIVTAERREKIRQSGERLKHSGERLKETITKSVPAKLNLKKERTVAEGQEGAEGATEGAVPVPPPKGRKGTPDAAKAAADEGKAEESEVPMYDMKQLS